In Flavobacterium sp. CS20, a single window of DNA contains:
- a CDS encoding tetratricopeptide repeat protein, with protein MTRYISFFLIILGLNTLQAQQSVGHTSVLTTYQQALQLYQNHQYQAAQALFKKVKHEAESQEIKTNSTYYLANTAIRLNEPNAQQQIEDFVKDYPTSPKRNQAYLDVAQYYFNFGDYNRAKPWFQKVNTSGFSYNQKEQYQFQYGYTLFKTNNYKSAKSYFENLRTSAKYGADAKYYIGYMAYQEDRYDEATELFEEAKQQGSQRELSYFMSDMNFKLGNFEKAIELGLEKLPKSNRQEQSQLNKIIGESYFNLKQYDKALPYLKEYQGQRGKWNNTDYYQLGYAYYKQGQFDKAISEFNKIIDGENAVAQNAYYHLAQSYIKTGKKTQALNAFKNAMEMDFDRTIQKDAFLNYAKLSYDIGNSYESVPVVLNRFLETYPDSEESQTIKSLLIDSYLTSKNYKEAIELLENSKQYEDKIIWQKANYYYAIEFFRANEYQKALEYFNQSLSQPLDKKITAKATYWKAETNYNLGQFEEALIGFKAFETLPDARQVDEFKQVDYDIAYAYFKTKAYEQAKSHFKTAVLDLKNQDKLFDAYVRLGDTYFVTNDYWSAMENYNKALKMPGYNKDYVAYQKAISYGFVDKNETKIKALEDYVTQFKSSVYLDDAYYQLGNTYIAENNNAKGLQAYQSLMNARPQSPFVPKALSKIGLTYYNTNQNKNALGTLKKLVADYPATDEARQAVQTVRLIYIDQQQPEAYANWVKGLDFVNVTDAEIDDTTYEVAENKFINNKPEAAIKGFENYLQQFPKGIHALKAHFYLAQLYYNKNEFENSLPHYQFVAEASKSEFLEEALRKLSQIYLENQNYQDAITYLSQLETEANFTENKIFAQTNLMKAHYELENYQKTLDYAEDVLKIESVDDQIKSDAYIFTARSAIAIDDEERAKTAYQNVEKVADD; from the coding sequence ATGACGCGTTATATTTCATTTTTCTTAATAATTTTAGGTTTAAATACTTTGCAAGCCCAGCAATCTGTTGGTCATACCAGTGTTTTAACGACTTACCAACAAGCTTTACAATTATATCAGAACCATCAGTATCAAGCCGCTCAAGCTTTATTTAAAAAAGTTAAGCACGAAGCTGAAAGTCAGGAGATAAAAACCAATTCGACCTATTATCTCGCCAACACAGCAATTCGGCTTAACGAACCCAACGCACAACAACAAATTGAAGATTTTGTAAAAGATTATCCTACAAGTCCCAAACGCAATCAAGCCTATCTCGATGTTGCTCAGTATTATTTCAATTTTGGGGATTATAACCGTGCAAAACCTTGGTTTCAAAAGGTGAATACATCTGGTTTTAGCTATAATCAAAAAGAACAATATCAATTTCAATATGGCTATACTTTATTTAAAACCAACAATTATAAATCAGCTAAATCATATTTTGAAAACTTAAGAACTTCTGCCAAATATGGTGCTGATGCCAAATATTACATCGGTTATATGGCTTATCAAGAAGATCGCTATGACGAAGCAACTGAGCTTTTTGAAGAAGCCAAGCAACAAGGCTCTCAACGAGAATTGTCATATTTTATGAGTGATATGAATTTTAAATTGGGCAATTTTGAAAAAGCCATTGAGCTGGGTTTAGAAAAACTGCCAAAATCTAATCGTCAAGAGCAATCTCAACTCAACAAAATTATCGGCGAAAGTTATTTCAACTTAAAGCAATACGATAAAGCCTTACCATACTTAAAAGAATATCAAGGTCAACGTGGCAAATGGAATAATACAGATTACTATCAACTTGGCTATGCGTATTACAAACAAGGTCAATTTGACAAAGCCATTTCAGAATTCAACAAAATTATTGATGGTGAAAATGCCGTAGCACAAAATGCATATTATCATTTAGCACAATCTTATATTAAAACAGGCAAAAAAACCCAAGCACTCAATGCTTTTAAAAATGCGATGGAAATGGATTTTGACAGAACCATCCAAAAAGATGCATTTCTAAACTACGCCAAACTCAGTTATGACATTGGCAACAGCTATGAAAGCGTGCCTGTGGTGCTAAACAGATTTTTAGAAACATACCCAGATTCAGAAGAATCACAAACAATCAAAAGTTTATTAATCGATTCTTATCTCACTTCAAAAAATTATAAAGAAGCCATTGAATTACTTGAAAATAGCAAGCAATACGAAGACAAAATCATCTGGCAGAAAGCTAACTATTACTACGCTATTGAGTTTTTTAGAGCTAACGAATACCAAAAAGCATTAGAATATTTTAACCAAAGCTTATCTCAACCTTTGGACAAAAAAATCACAGCCAAGGCGACATATTGGAAAGCTGAAACCAACTACAATTTAGGTCAATTTGAAGAAGCACTTATTGGTTTTAAAGCCTTTGAAACTCTACCTGATGCAAGACAAGTTGATGAATTCAAACAAGTAGATTACGACATTGCCTATGCTTATTTTAAAACAAAAGCTTATGAGCAAGCCAAATCTCATTTTAAAACAGCCGTTTTAGATTTAAAAAATCAAGACAAATTATTTGATGCTTATGTAAGGTTGGGCGATACCTATTTTGTGACCAACGACTATTGGTCGGCTATGGAAAACTATAACAAGGCTCTAAAAATGCCAGGTTATAACAAAGATTACGTCGCCTACCAAAAAGCTATAAGCTACGGTTTTGTTGATAAAAATGAAACAAAAATAAAGGCTTTAGAAGATTATGTTACTCAATTTAAGTCTTCTGTTTATCTCGATGATGCCTATTATCAACTCGGCAATACTTATATCGCTGAAAACAATAATGCAAAGGGACTTCAAGCCTATCAAAGCTTGATGAATGCAAGACCCCAAAGTCCATTTGTGCCAAAAGCTTTATCTAAAATTGGCTTGACCTATTATAACACTAATCAAAATAAAAACGCCTTAGGCACGCTTAAAAAATTAGTAGCTGATTATCCTGCAACAGATGAAGCTAGACAGGCGGTGCAAACTGTCCGGTTGATTTATATTGACCAGCAACAGCCTGAAGCTTACGCCAATTGGGTAAAAGGTTTAGACTTTGTCAATGTAACCGATGCCGAAATAGACGACACCACATACGAAGTCGCAGAAAACAAATTTATCAACAACAAACCAGAAGCCGCTATCAAAGGTTTTGAGAATTATTTACAGCAATTCCCAAAAGGAATTCATGCTTTAAAAGCCCATTTTTACTTGGCTCAACTGTATTATAATAAAAATGAATTTGAAAACAGTTTACCGCATTATCAATTTGTAGCCGAAGCATCAAAATCAGAATTTTTAGAAGAAGCTTTACGTAAATTGTCACAGATTTATCTTGAAAATCAAAATTATCAAGACGCTATAACTTATCTCAGTCAATTAGAAACCGAAGCTAATTTTACAGAGAATAAAATCTTTGCACAGACCAATTTAATGAAAGCCCACTACGAACTTGAAAATTATCAAAAAACACTCGACTATGCTGAAGACGTTCTGAAAATTGAGAGCGTTGACGATCAAATAAAAAGTGATGCGTATATTTTTACAGCCCGTTCAGCCATAGCTATTGATGACGAAGAAAGAGCAAAAACAGCTTATCAAAATGTCGAAAAAGTCGCTGATGACTAA
- a CDS encoding DUF1028 domain-containing protein codes for MKNIIILSLSLIINSLYAQKQVYKDQFAHTFSIIAKDEKTGEMGVAVQSHWFSVGTVVAWAKSGVGAVATQSFVNPSYGPNGLQLMQEGLSAEEALEKLIKMDQGEAFRQVAFVDKNGNTATHTGEKCVESASHISHQNFSVQANMMLNDKVVPAMQYAFMKHDDLPLAERLVEVLKVAQKAGGDIRGKQSATLLVVGPELVEHKNPWEDKLVDLRVDDHKNPIKELERLLKVKRGYDWMNKGDLAIEDDDIEVALEAYSKAEELLKGNIEVTYWKAISLWNAGEKEKAVPILKRIFKEDKNWKTLTYRLIDSEIISASEEELDKYFSYE; via the coding sequence ATGAAAAACATAATTATTTTGAGTTTATCTTTAATTATCAACTCACTTTACGCACAAAAGCAAGTTTATAAAGATCAATTTGCACACACGTTTTCAATCATTGCTAAGGATGAAAAAACTGGAGAAATGGGCGTTGCCGTCCAAAGTCACTGGTTTTCAGTCGGAACAGTTGTAGCCTGGGCAAAATCGGGTGTTGGTGCTGTGGCAACGCAATCTTTTGTCAATCCGTCTTATGGGCCAAACGGACTTCAATTGATGCAAGAAGGCTTATCTGCTGAAGAAGCTTTAGAAAAACTCATCAAAATGGATCAAGGCGAAGCTTTTCGGCAAGTAGCTTTTGTTGATAAAAATGGTAATACTGCGACTCATACTGGCGAAAAATGTGTTGAATCTGCAAGTCATATTTCTCACCAAAATTTTTCGGTTCAAGCCAATATGATGCTTAACGACAAAGTTGTGCCAGCTATGCAATATGCATTTATGAAACACGATGATTTGCCTTTGGCTGAACGATTGGTTGAAGTTTTAAAAGTCGCTCAAAAAGCCGGTGGCGACATTCGCGGAAAACAATCTGCGACTCTACTTGTGGTTGGTCCAGAGCTTGTTGAACATAAAAATCCTTGGGAAGATAAATTGGTAGATTTACGGGTTGACGATCATAAAAATCCCATAAAAGAATTAGAACGCCTGCTCAAAGTCAAACGCGGTTATGACTGGATGAATAAAGGCGATCTCGCCATAGAAGATGATGATATTGAAGTCGCACTTGAAGCTTATTCTAAAGCTGAAGAACTGCTGAAAGGTAATATTGAAGTTACTTATTGGAAAGCCATTTCACTTTGGAATGCTGGTGAAAAAGAAAAAGCTGTTCCTATTTTAAAACGTATTTTTAAAGAAGATAAAAACTGGAAAACCTTAACCTATCGCCTGATAGATTCAGAAATCATCAGTGCGTCTGAAGAAGAATTAGATAAATATTTTAGTTATGAATAA
- a CDS encoding permease has protein sequence MQYIEIFFQTLWELTLEMSPYLLLGFLIAGLLNGLFSKAWLERQLGQRGWTSSIKATLFGVPLPLCSCGVIPTGVSLYKKGASKGATTSFLISTPQTGIDSILVTYALMGWAYAIVRPIIAFITGIFGGYFVDNFDKVTVNTKETTSSIENVTKPSKQHWFDRIFKYAFGTFLQDISRWLIIGLVLASIISMLVPEQFFEQGILSEPIIAMLIVLVASVPLYVCATASVPIAAVLLMKGISPGLLLCF, from the coding sequence ATGCAATATATAGAAATTTTCTTTCAAACCTTATGGGAGTTAACCTTAGAAATGTCGCCCTATTTGCTTTTAGGCTTTCTAATTGCAGGTTTGCTCAATGGTTTATTTTCAAAAGCTTGGCTTGAACGTCAATTGGGTCAGCGTGGTTGGACGTCTTCCATAAAAGCGACATTGTTTGGCGTGCCTTTGCCTTTATGCTCATGTGGCGTAATTCCAACAGGCGTTTCGCTGTATAAAAAAGGAGCCTCAAAAGGTGCAACAACTTCATTTTTGATTTCCACACCACAAACAGGAATAGATAGCATCCTCGTAACCTATGCCTTAATGGGTTGGGCTTACGCTATTGTAAGACCCATAATCGCCTTTATTACTGGGATTTTTGGCGGATATTTTGTCGATAATTTTGATAAAGTTACAGTCAATACTAAAGAAACAACATCAAGTATAGAAAATGTTACAAAACCCTCAAAGCAACATTGGTTTGACCGCATTTTCAAATATGCATTTGGAACCTTTTTGCAAGACATTTCACGTTGGCTGATTATCGGTTTGGTTTTAGCAAGCATCATCAGTATGTTGGTGCCAGAACAATTTTTTGAACAAGGTATTCTATCAGAACCCATCATAGCAATGCTTATTGTTTTGGTAGCTAGCGTTCCACTTTATGTCTGTGCAACAGCCAGCGTGCCAATTGCCGCCGTTTTGTTGATGAAAGGCATTTCGCCAGGTCTGCTATTGTGTTTTTAA
- a CDS encoding TlpA disulfide reductase family protein, whose amino-acid sequence MSKSKSSQPFDIKTFLKKQWSNIFFFAVVLLFIIPSSRIFIQSQLASLFSSSPSLIATENRERLSNYNLVLKDLDGQSVNLKQSRHKPILINFWATWCAPCLAEMPDFNELHKTFEDDVDFYFVSQESQKVLSKFISSKNYDLPVFIQQSQLPKPLNNDAIPSTYLIHPNGEIVAKANGTAKWNDEDIHQIIQNMLK is encoded by the coding sequence ATGAGTAAATCTAAATCTTCTCAACCTTTTGATATAAAAACCTTTCTTAAAAAACAATGGTCAAATATTTTCTTTTTTGCTGTTGTGTTGCTCTTTATTATTCCGAGCAGTCGAATATTTATACAGTCTCAACTAGCATCACTATTTAGTTCCTCGCCAAGCTTGATTGCAACTGAAAATCGTGAACGTTTATCAAATTATAACTTGGTTCTAAAAGATTTAGACGGACAATCAGTAAATTTAAAGCAATCGCGACATAAACCTATTTTAATTAACTTTTGGGCTACTTGGTGTGCACCGTGTTTAGCGGAAATGCCCGATTTTAATGAGTTGCATAAAACTTTTGAAGATGATGTTGATTTTTATTTTGTCTCTCAAGAATCACAAAAGGTTTTAAGCAAATTTATATCTTCTAAAAATTATGATTTACCGGTTTTTATTCAACAATCTCAATTACCAAAACCTTTAAATAACGATGCTATACCAAGTACCTATCTTATTCATCCTAATGGCGAAATCGTAGCTAAAGCAAATGGTACTGCCAAATGGAATGATGAAGATATTCACCAAATAATACAAAATATGTTGAAATAA
- a CDS encoding type II toxin-antitoxin system HigB family toxin — MQEFAKKHADVETPLNYWYHTTNSSSWKNLSVIRNTFNGVDYVGNNRYVFS, encoded by the coding sequence ATACAGGAATTTGCAAAGAAACACGCTGATGTAGAAACTCCCTTAAATTATTGGTATCATACAACAAATTCAAGTAGCTGGAAAAATTTAAGTGTTATCAGAAATACTTTTAATGGTGTTGATTATGTAGGAAATAATAGGTATGTTTTTTCCTAA
- a CDS encoding heavy metal-associated domain-containing protein, whose protein sequence is MAGPATNIATFTVIWNAIGKRMTLIYLASIIGGAMFFGIIIDYVIPTSWLQYFSVTEVVSQNHHLLPHWLSFGSAVILTLLILNAEIRKLIPKKSKPMKNTNSPQNTYNIKGMTCNHCVANVNKHLSEADQVEDVDVDLSSGRVKIQGNISDDQVKAIVEDIGYEYAGKV, encoded by the coding sequence ATGGCTGGTCCAGCAACCAACATCGCCACATTTACGGTCATTTGGAACGCCATTGGCAAGCGTATGACACTCATTTATCTGGCCAGTATTATAGGCGGAGCAATGTTTTTTGGCATCATTATCGATTACGTTATACCAACCTCTTGGTTACAATATTTTAGTGTCACAGAAGTTGTGAGTCAAAACCATCATTTGCTACCACATTGGTTAAGTTTTGGCTCAGCTGTGATTTTGACCTTGCTTATTTTAAACGCCGAAATCAGAAAATTAATTCCCAAAAAATCAAAACCCATGAAAAATACCAACTCACCTCAAAACACCTACAATATCAAAGGAATGACCTGTAATCACTGCGTTGCCAATGTCAACAAGCACCTTTCAGAAGCCGATCAAGTTGAAGATGTCGATGTGGATTTGTCTTCTGGTCGCGTGAAAATTCAAGGCAACATTTCTGATGATCAAGTCAAAGCCATTGTTGAAGATATCGGCTATGAATATGCAGGGAAAGTTTAG
- a CDS encoding dipeptidase — protein MNTKTYVEKHQNRFINELIDLLKIPSISADSSYKTSMQEAAQMVANQLESAGCDEVKIFPTNGHAVVFGQKIIDAQLPTVLVYSHYDVQPPDPLDLWDSPPFEPVIKKTDIHPDGAIFARGACDDKGQMYMHVKAFELMMAENALPCNVKFMIEGEEEVGSEHLEDFINEHNAMLANDVILVSDTGMISKNYPSITTGLRGLSYVEVEVTGPNRDLHSGLYGGAVANPINILTQMIASLQDENNRITVPGFYDKVEELSQEEREKMAEAPFDLEHYKTSIGIGDVHGEKGYVTNERNSIRPTLDVNGIWGGYIGEGAKTVIPSKAFAKISMRLVPNQDWREITELFQKHFESIAPKSVNVKVKPHHGGQGYVTPIDSIEYQAADKAFQDTFGKSAIPLRSGGSIPIVSLFENVFNSKTILMGFGLDSDAIHSPNEHFGIWNFLKGIETIPHFYKHFTALKA, from the coding sequence ATGAACACCAAAACCTACGTCGAAAAACACCAAAATCGTTTTATCAACGAACTTATAGATTTATTAAAAATTCCGTCTATCAGTGCAGATTCATCTTATAAAACATCTATGCAAGAGGCGGCTCAAATGGTAGCTAACCAATTGGAATCCGCTGGCTGTGATGAGGTGAAGATTTTTCCTACAAATGGTCACGCCGTGGTGTTTGGTCAAAAAATAATCGATGCTCAATTGCCTACGGTTTTGGTTTATAGCCATTACGATGTGCAACCACCAGACCCTTTAGATTTATGGGATTCGCCACCGTTTGAACCTGTGATTAAAAAAACAGACATTCATCCCGATGGTGCTATTTTTGCCCGCGGTGCTTGCGATGACAAGGGTCAAATGTATATGCACGTCAAAGCTTTTGAACTGATGATGGCAGAAAATGCTTTGCCTTGCAACGTCAAATTTATGATAGAAGGCGAAGAAGAAGTCGGTAGCGAACATCTCGAAGATTTTATCAATGAACATAACGCAATGCTGGCCAACGATGTGATTTTGGTTTCTGATACGGGAATGATTAGTAAAAATTATCCATCAATAACAACAGGTTTAAGAGGTTTGAGCTATGTAGAAGTGGAAGTTACAGGACCAAATCGCGACTTGCATTCAGGCTTATACGGTGGTGCTGTGGCTAACCCGATTAATATTTTAACCCAAATGATTGCGTCTCTTCAAGATGAAAACAACCGCATCACGGTTCCTGGATTTTATGACAAAGTTGAAGAATTGAGTCAAGAAGAACGCGAAAAAATGGCTGAAGCGCCATTTGATTTAGAACACTATAAAACATCAATTGGTATTGGCGATGTTCACGGCGAAAAAGGCTATGTTACCAACGAGCGTAATTCCATCAGACCGACTTTAGATGTTAATGGTATTTGGGGTGGTTATATTGGTGAAGGTGCAAAAACGGTTATTCCAAGTAAAGCCTTTGCTAAAATCTCAATGCGACTTGTCCCCAATCAAGACTGGAGAGAAATCACAGAATTATTTCAAAAACATTTTGAGTCTATCGCACCAAAAAGCGTCAATGTAAAAGTGAAACCACATCACGGTGGTCAAGGTTACGTCACCCCAATCGATAGTATAGAATATCAAGCTGCTGATAAGGCGTTTCAAGATACGTTTGGCAAATCGGCTATTCCGTTACGTAGTGGTGGTAGCATCCCAATTGTATCTTTATTTGAAAATGTATTTAATTCTAAAACTATTCTAATGGGTTTTGGTTTAGACAGTGATGCTATTCATTCTCCTAACGAGCATTTTGGCATTTGGAATTTTTTAAAAGGCATTGAAACTATTCCACATTTTTACAAGCATTTTACGGCGTTGAAAGCTTAA
- a CDS encoding helix-turn-helix domain-containing protein encodes MHFEELIKTVKKRRENLKVNQDHLAKLSGVGLRTIKQFESGKGNPTLLTIQKLADVLGLEICLKVKTNIDEKGKNTL; translated from the coding sequence ATGCACTTTGAAGAATTAATTAAAACTGTAAAAAAACGTAGAGAAAATCTGAAGGTTAACCAAGATCATTTGGCGAAACTTTCTGGAGTTGGTTTAAGAACAATTAAACAATTTGAAAGTGGAAAAGGTAATCCTACTTTACTGACCATTCAAAAATTAGCTGATGTCTTGGGTTTAGAAATTTGTTTAAAAGTCAAAACTAATATAGATGAGAAAGGCAAGAATACTTTATAA
- a CDS encoding type II toxin-antitoxin system HipA family toxin, with protein sequence MILKDIKYCPGTLAKGHGTYSRKCLKKVFNGKKVNHILAYDSPASNPNSDQLFDDNRKRISISGVQEKFSVLLDKNKLRLTQEGEQGEYILKPIPSVGKKTESMPANEHLTMQIARQAYGIDVAENALIFFRNGSPAYITKRFDLKDDGSKIAQEDFASLAGRTPQTHGEHYKYLGNYFELFQLLKKYVPAYFTEAPKLLKLLMFNYLFSNGDAHFKNFSLVETAFGDFKLSPAYDLLNSKIHIDDNDFALEDGLLPKKIAQGKVSFQFKVLSEKAEINEKVYNDILNTMLNQTHIVERLTFSSFMDKKTQLNYFQSYQTRLKKLKNE encoded by the coding sequence ATGATTTTAAAAGACATCAAATACTGTCCTGGCACATTAGCTAAAGGTCATGGCACATATAGCCGGAAGTGCCTGAAAAAAGTATTTAATGGAAAAAAAGTCAATCATATATTAGCTTACGACTCACCGGCTTCAAATCCCAATTCGGATCAATTATTTGACGATAACCGCAAACGTATTTCCATTTCTGGTGTGCAAGAGAAGTTTTCTGTATTGCTTGATAAAAACAAACTCAGATTAACTCAAGAAGGAGAGCAAGGTGAGTATATTCTCAAACCTATCCCGAGCGTTGGAAAAAAAACTGAATCTATGCCTGCTAACGAGCATTTAACAATGCAAATTGCAAGACAAGCTTATGGAATTGATGTTGCTGAAAATGCTCTAATATTTTTCAGAAACGGCTCTCCTGCTTACATTACAAAAAGATTTGATTTGAAAGATGACGGCTCTAAAATAGCCCAAGAAGATTTTGCTTCACTTGCTGGAAGAACTCCACAAACTCACGGTGAACATTATAAATATTTAGGTAATTACTTTGAATTATTTCAGCTTTTAAAAAAATATGTTCCTGCTTACTTTACCGAAGCTCCAAAGCTTTTGAAACTTCTAATGTTCAATTATTTATTTTCAAACGGTGATGCCCATTTTAAAAATTTTTCACTTGTTGAAACTGCATTTGGTGATTTTAAATTAAGTCCTGCGTATGATTTATTAAATAGTAAGATACATATTGATGATAATGATTTTGCTTTAGAGGATGGACTTTTACCAAAAAAAATAGCACAAGGTAAAGTAAGCTTTCAATTTAAAGTCCTTTCAGAAAAAGCAGAGATAAATGAAAAAGTTTATAACGATATATTGAATACAATGTTAAACCAAACTCATATAGTAGAAAGATTAACTTTTTCTTCTTTTATGGATAAAAAAACTCAACTAAATTATTTTCAATCGTATCAAACTCGACTAAAGAAACTTAAAAATGAGTAA
- a CDS encoding HipA N-terminal domain-containing protein, giving the protein MRKARILYKNQHTGMLTQHDDDSFTFRYDDLWLNDKTKPAISLTLPKTQQEYHSEFLFPFFYNMLPEGSNKQVVCKLNRLDLNDYFGLLLTTAKNDTIGAIKVIKTD; this is encoded by the coding sequence ATGAGAAAGGCAAGAATACTTTATAAAAATCAGCACACTGGTATGTTGACTCAACACGACGATGATTCTTTTACTTTCAGGTATGATGATTTATGGTTGAATGATAAGACAAAACCAGCTATTAGTTTAACATTACCAAAAACTCAACAAGAATATCACTCAGAATTTTTGTTTCCATTTTTTTATAATATGTTGCCAGAAGGTTCTAACAAGCAAGTGGTTTGTAAGTTGAACAGATTAGACTTGAACGATTATTTTGGTTTGTTGCTTACAACAGCAAAAAACGATACTATTGGTGCAATAAAAGTTATTAAAACAGACTAA
- a CDS encoding Fic family protein, with translation MLNQRYQQVIDYIRNNAGSSSKDIFENSAISVSYATLKRTLKKLISKEYIVSKGQGKGTKYFLSPSFELIQPIDIDKYYENEIDERQIKSTFNFELVNQTLIKNSVFTENELNKLKILQKEYENNIKDLNPATYQKELERLAIDLSWKSSQIEGNTYSLLETERLLKEKHTASGKTKEEAIMLLNHKEALDFIIENKDYLTPITVSKIEDIHRVLTKDLGVEKNLRKRRVGISGTNYRPLDNEFQILEALKVACKIINNKDCVFEKALLALVLISYIQPFMDGNKRTSRIVSNAILLNYNHCPISFRTVESIAYKKAMLLFYEQNNISNFKNIFIEQFEFAVKTYF, from the coding sequence ATGTTAAATCAAAGATATCAACAAGTTATTGATTACATTAGAAATAATGCAGGAAGTTCTTCTAAGGATATTTTTGAGAACTCAGCTATTTCAGTGAGTTACGCTACATTAAAGCGAACTTTGAAAAAATTAATTTCTAAAGAATATATAGTTTCAAAAGGTCAAGGTAAAGGAACAAAATATTTTCTTTCACCATCATTTGAACTTATTCAACCTATTGATATTGATAAATATTACGAAAACGAAATTGATGAAAGACAAATCAAATCAACCTTTAACTTTGAGTTAGTTAATCAAACTTTGATTAAAAACAGTGTATTCACTGAAAATGAATTAAACAAGCTCAAAATATTGCAAAAAGAATACGAAAATAACATCAAAGACCTCAACCCAGCCACTTACCAAAAAGAATTAGAAAGACTTGCCATTGATTTGAGTTGGAAATCTTCTCAAATTGAGGGAAACACTTACTCGTTATTAGAAACTGAACGACTTTTAAAGGAAAAACATACGGCATCAGGAAAAACAAAAGAAGAAGCTATAATGCTTCTCAACCATAAAGAAGCACTCGATTTCATTATCGAAAACAAGGACTATTTAACTCCAATAACGGTATCAAAAATAGAAGACATACATAGAGTGCTAACTAAAGATCTTGGAGTTGAAAAGAATTTGAGAAAGAGACGTGTTGGTATTTCAGGAACTAATTATAGACCACTTGACAACGAATTTCAGATTCTTGAAGCCCTTAAAGTCGCTTGTAAAATAATTAACAACAAAGATTGTGTTTTTGAAAAAGCTTTACTTGCTCTTGTTCTCATTTCTTATATTCAGCCGTTTATGGACGGTAACAAACGAACCTCAAGAATTGTAAGCAATGCCATTTTATTAAACTACAACCACTGCCCTATATCATTTAGAACGGTAGAATCAATAGCTTATAAAAAAGCAATGTTATTATTTTATGAACAAAATAATATTTCTAATTTCAAAAATATTTTTATTGAACAATTTGAATTTGCAGTTAAAACTTACTTTTAA